Proteins from a genomic interval of Neisseria arctica:
- a CDS encoding glycosyltransferase family 25 protein has translation MLHNYVISLPQAEERRQHIRNEFDAKNIPFKFFDALQPSLELQQHIVKMLPRLQDEPNMTDGEKACLMSHLVLWRKCLEENLPYIAIFEDDIVLGSQAEKFLIDTLWLEQRFANDAYFLCLETVLRLINLKSTGIQEYQGRQFKFLESSNSGCGAYIISNQAIRLLLQKIHTLSAYDLNPVDVLVYDYLNNIPKFSLYQLTPALCIQDSVLNKQKGLVSQLEKDRFFNFNNLPKKKKRKKFSERIQHVLLKPIRMIKKVQRQRVLFL, from the coding sequence ATGTTGCATAATTATGTTATTAGTCTTCCTCAAGCAGAGGAAAGAAGACAACATATTAGAAACGAGTTTGATGCGAAAAATATACCATTTAAATTTTTTGATGCACTACAACCATCGCTTGAATTACAGCAACATATAGTGAAGATGCTTCCGCGTTTGCAAGATGAGCCCAATATGACTGATGGAGAAAAGGCATGCTTAATGAGTCATCTTGTATTGTGGCGGAAATGTCTTGAAGAAAATTTGCCATATATTGCTATTTTTGAAGATGATATTGTTTTAGGAAGTCAGGCTGAAAAATTTTTAATAGATACGTTATGGTTGGAGCAGAGATTTGCTAATGATGCATATTTCCTATGCTTGGAGACCGTGTTGCGCTTAATTAATTTAAAATCAACTGGAATACAAGAATATCAAGGCAGACAGTTTAAATTTCTAGAAAGCAGCAATAGTGGATGTGGTGCTTATATTATATCAAATCAGGCTATTAGACTGTTACTCCAAAAGATACATACTTTGTCAGCTTATGATTTAAATCCTGTAGATGTATTAGTTTATGATTACTTGAATAATATTCCTAAATTTTCCTTATACCAATTAACTCCGGCTCTCTGTATTCAAGATAGTGTTTTAAATAAACAAAAAGGATTAGTAAGTCAATTGGAAAAAGATAGGTTTTTTAATTTTAATAACTTGCCTAAAAAGAAAAAAAGAAAAAAATTTTCTGAAAGAATTCAACATGTATTGTTGAAGCCTATAAGAATGATAAAAAAAGTGCAGCGTCAGCGTGTTTTATTTTTATAG
- a CDS encoding glycosyltransferase family 2 protein → MADYPLVSVIIPCFNVEQYLPETLESLFAQTYKNFEVIAIDDGSTDGTLRLLEHYAENNANLKVLSQENAYCAVARQNAIAYAKGKYLVCLDSDDKLDPSYIEKCVAVAESNNDVAIVYSNAVLFDNENKPWYLPEFDTVGFLLKNCIYVTALIRKSVFDKVGGFDTSLTMYEDWDLFISIIKNNGKVFKINEYLFFYRKRKNKTSVSNSISKENESNNLLKIYNKHYEFYIKNGIYFQELMWSGFEKREKLKKYYNRFYRKIFYKWFRPKKYRQNSYMK, encoded by the coding sequence TTGGCTGATTATCCTTTAGTTTCTGTAATTATTCCCTGTTTTAATGTTGAGCAATACTTACCTGAAACATTAGAGAGTTTGTTTGCTCAAACTTATAAAAATTTTGAAGTTATTGCTATTGATGATGGTTCTACAGATGGTACTCTTAGATTGTTAGAGCACTATGCGGAAAATAATGCCAATTTAAAAGTTCTGAGTCAAGAAAATGCTTATTGTGCTGTAGCTAGGCAAAATGCTATTGCTTATGCTAAGGGAAAATATTTAGTTTGTTTAGATTCGGATGACAAATTAGATCCTAGTTATATTGAAAAATGCGTTGCTGTGGCTGAGTCTAATAATGATGTCGCGATTGTTTATAGTAATGCTGTTTTGTTTGATAATGAAAATAAGCCTTGGTATTTGCCGGAGTTTGATACAGTTGGATTTTTATTAAAAAATTGTATATATGTTACTGCATTGATTAGAAAGTCAGTATTTGATAAGGTCGGAGGGTTTGATACTTCACTTACAATGTATGAAGATTGGGATCTATTTATCTCTATTATAAAGAATAATGGTAAGGTATTTAAGATAAATGAATATTTATTTTTTTATAGGAAAAGAAAAAATAAAACATCTGTTTCTAATTCTATTTCCAAAGAAAATGAATCAAATAACTTATTAAAAATTTATAACAAGCACTATGAGTTTTATATTAAGAATGGAATTTACTTTCAAGAATTAATGTGGTCTGGGTTTGAAAAAAGGGAAAAATTAAAAAAGTATTATAATAGGTTTTATAGAAAAATATTTTATAAGTGGTTTAGGCCAAAAAAATATCGTCAAAATTCTTATATGAAATAA
- the fabG gene encoding 3-oxoacyl-ACP reductase FabG, translating into MSSQNLTGKVALVTGASRGIGAAIADTLAAAGAKVVGTATSESGAAAIGERLAQWGGEGKVLDAATEGSIEALISEIEKENGKLDILVNNAGITRDNLLMRMKEEEWDSIMQVNLKSVFRASKAVLRGMMKQRSGRIINITSVVGVMGNAGQANYSAAKAGLIGFSKSMAREVGSRGITVNCVAPGFIDTDMTRALPEEQRAMFEAQTALGCFGEAQDIADAVLFLASPQAKYITGQTLHVNGGMLMP; encoded by the coding sequence ATGAGTTCACAAAATTTAACCGGTAAAGTTGCGTTAGTTACAGGTGCTTCGCGCGGTATTGGTGCGGCGATTGCGGATACATTGGCGGCAGCTGGTGCCAAAGTTGTCGGTACGGCTACTTCTGAAAGCGGTGCAGCCGCTATAGGCGAGCGCTTGGCGCAATGGGGCGGAGAGGGCAAAGTATTGGATGCTGCTACGGAAGGTAGTATTGAAGCTTTGATCTCCGAGATTGAAAAAGAAAACGGTAAATTGGATATTTTGGTGAATAATGCCGGAATTACCCGCGACAACCTTTTAATGCGTATGAAAGAGGAAGAGTGGGATTCTATTATGCAGGTAAACCTGAAATCGGTATTCCGTGCCAGTAAGGCCGTGTTACGCGGAATGATGAAACAGCGCAGTGGTCGTATTATCAATATTACTTCCGTTGTCGGCGTAATGGGAAATGCTGGTCAAGCTAATTACTCGGCTGCAAAGGCAGGCTTGATCGGTTTTTCAAAATCTATGGCACGTGAGGTAGGCAGCCGAGGTATCACTGTGAATTGTGTCGCTCCTGGTTTTATTGATACTGATATGACCCGTGCTTTACCTGAAGAGCAGCGTGCGATGTTTGAAGCGCAAACGGCTCTGGGCTGTTTCGGTGAAGCTCAGGATATTGCTGATGCGGTTTTGTTTTTGGCCAGCCCTCAGGCTAAATATATTACCGGGCAGACATTGCATGTTAATGGTGGCATGCTGATGCCGTGA
- a CDS encoding M48 family metallopeptidase, translating into MQISHTLSDGLSICLHIVRRAKKNIILRPMHGNQISLSIPPKLNEKQLRYWLQTNEKVLRNILKRNLAETPPENNIPQKIWYRGISHDVRSHNKPYIEIAENHIFLPEKEQEQQKAHLLRFLRTQAENILLPRLQTHAEQLELFPAAIALSNAKTFWGVCRTQSGIRLNYRLIGAPDFVIDYVCIHELCHLVHPNHSKQFWAAVNLYTPHTINAKTWLKQHGKELFILE; encoded by the coding sequence ATGCAAATATCTCATACTCTTTCAGACGGCCTTTCTATCTGTTTGCATATAGTCCGCCGTGCGAAAAAAAACATTATCTTGCGCCCTATGCACGGTAACCAGATCAGCTTAAGCATCCCGCCTAAGCTCAACGAAAAACAACTTCGCTACTGGCTTCAAACCAACGAAAAAGTCTTACGTAATATTCTTAAACGCAATCTTGCGGAAACGCCTCCTGAAAACAATATTCCTCAAAAAATCTGGTATCGAGGCATATCACATGATGTGAGAAGCCACAATAAGCCCTATATTGAGATTGCCGAAAACCATATTTTTCTTCCTGAAAAAGAGCAGGAACAACAAAAAGCCCACTTGCTCCGCTTTTTAAGAACTCAAGCAGAAAATATCTTACTTCCACGCTTACAAACACATGCAGAACAATTAGAACTATTTCCCGCAGCCATAGCACTATCAAACGCCAAAACCTTTTGGGGAGTATGCCGTACCCAAAGCGGTATCCGCCTAAACTACCGTCTAATAGGCGCACCCGATTTTGTAATCGACTATGTATGTATACACGAGCTCTGCCACCTAGTTCATCCCAACCACAGTAAACAATTCTGGGCTGCCGTCAACCTCTATACCCCGCATACCATTAACGCTAAAACATGGTTAAAACAACACGGTAAAGAACTTTTTATACTTGAGTAA
- a CDS encoding lysophospholipid acyltransferase family protein — MLLLRNLLYWLLLCLITPPMFLFLFPPALLFPNGAGKMGRLWALTLLWMLKNIIGLKYRVIGRENIPAGPAIICSKHQSGWETLALQEIFPLHVYVAKRELFKLPFFGWGLKLTKAIGIDRSNSAEASRQLMEQGIARRNEGLWIAIFPEGTRMPPGERGKYRYGGARMAKMFEMDLVPVALNSGEFWPRNSFMKYPGEITVIIGQPIAHNSGTPEEMMKRCEHWIEEQQSQISGVGPCAKSPKAV; from the coding sequence ATGCTGTTACTCCGAAATTTACTTTATTGGCTGTTATTGTGTCTGATTACCCCGCCGATGTTCTTATTTCTCTTTCCTCCTGCTTTACTGTTTCCAAATGGAGCAGGGAAAATGGGAAGATTATGGGCTCTTACCTTATTATGGATGCTAAAAAATATTATCGGCCTTAAATACCGCGTTATCGGCCGTGAAAATATCCCGGCAGGTCCTGCTATTATCTGCAGTAAGCATCAATCGGGATGGGAAACCTTAGCCCTTCAAGAAATATTTCCGCTGCATGTATATGTAGCCAAACGCGAACTGTTCAAACTTCCTTTTTTTGGCTGGGGCTTGAAGCTAACCAAAGCCATTGGTATCGACCGCAGCAACAGTGCGGAAGCCAGTCGACAATTGATGGAGCAAGGTATTGCCCGCCGCAATGAAGGCTTGTGGATTGCTATTTTTCCCGAAGGTACCCGTATGCCGCCGGGTGAACGTGGGAAATATCGTTATGGCGGAGCCCGTATGGCTAAAATGTTTGAAATGGATTTGGTACCCGTTGCACTCAATAGCGGTGAATTTTGGCCGCGAAATTCTTTTATGAAATACCCGGGCGAAATAACCGTTATTATCGGCCAACCCATCGCACACAATAGTGGCACACCCGAAGAAATGATGAAGCGATGCGAACATTGGATCGAAGAGCAGCAATCACAAATCAGCGGTGTTGGCCCGTGCGCCAAATCCCCAAAGGCCGTCTGA
- the gmhB gene encoding D-glycero-beta-D-manno-heptose 1,7-bisphosphate 7-phosphatase: protein MKLIILDRDGVINHDRDDFVKNVDEWMPIEGSMDAIALLTQADYTLAVATNQSGIGRHYFTMQDLTEMHQKMHRLVQQAGGHIDGIWFCPHTADSACNCRKPKPGMIEDIIDRFNAEAKETWLVGDSLRDLQAIAAVGGKPALVLTGKGKKTLATQADLLPENTQIFDDLMAFSQYIREQQSPGAAD from the coding sequence ATGAAACTAATTATTCTTGACCGTGACGGTGTTATTAACCACGACCGTGACGACTTTGTAAAAAATGTTGATGAGTGGATGCCGATAGAAGGCAGCATGGATGCCATAGCCCTTCTAACACAAGCAGACTATACCCTAGCAGTTGCTACCAACCAATCCGGCATAGGCCGCCACTATTTCACTATGCAAGACCTAACCGAAATGCACCAAAAAATGCACCGTTTAGTACAGCAGGCCGGCGGACACATCGATGGTATTTGGTTTTGCCCGCATACGGCCGACTCCGCATGTAACTGTCGCAAACCCAAACCCGGTATGATTGAAGATATTATCGACCGATTCAATGCCGAGGCCAAAGAAACTTGGCTGGTAGGAGACAGCCTACGCGATTTACAGGCAATTGCGGCGGTAGGCGGCAAACCCGCTTTAGTATTGACAGGAAAAGGTAAAAAAACACTTGCTACCCAAGCAGACCTATTACCTGAAAATACCCAAATTTTTGACGATCTGATGGCCTTTTCCCAGTATATCCGCGAGCAACAATCACCGGGGGCCGCGGACTGA
- a CDS encoding glycosyltransferase family 4 protein translates to MDKNITISINRFRSGGGMESYTFDLVKYLTAIQHPVKIYATTFDTQLPLYQHIKAVEINQKRIPKKLRPFFFSPQLQKYRQSNEYLVACNPTDYADVFICGGTHLGYLKGMQKQGGILDKLIIHRNHTNYKTAKSIMAHSHLMQHELTSLYGISPEKIHVVHPPADTERFQPANKEQISRLRKQYGFNEKDTVFLFPSTGHKRKGLDFLADFFEQTNLPVKLAVAGSPLPRPMKNVIELGFCKNMPELYQAADYTIMASQYEPFGLIGVESVLSGTRVVLADNMGCCEVLNNQAGFFFSRNNPQTLAEYITQAVILKQNGKHKINNPLQALNYNPTLSYHINQLCKMLEPA, encoded by the coding sequence ATGGATAAAAACATCACTATCAGCATCAACCGTTTTCGTAGCGGCGGCGGTATGGAAAGCTATACTTTTGACCTTGTTAAATATTTAACGGCAATCCAACATCCGGTCAAAATTTATGCTACTACCTTCGATACCCAACTGCCTCTATACCAACACATTAAAGCTGTAGAGATTAATCAAAAACGTATTCCCAAAAAACTTAGGCCGTTCTTTTTCAGCCCACAGCTACAAAAATACCGCCAATCGAATGAATATTTAGTTGCTTGCAACCCTACTGACTATGCAGATGTATTTATCTGTGGCGGTACGCACTTGGGCTACCTAAAAGGCATGCAAAAGCAAGGAGGGATTCTTGATAAGCTCATTATCCATCGTAACCATACCAATTATAAAACTGCAAAGTCTATTATGGCACACTCACACTTAATGCAACATGAGCTTACCTCTTTGTACGGTATATCCCCTGAAAAAATCCATGTAGTTCATCCACCAGCAGATACCGAACGCTTTCAACCTGCCAACAAGGAGCAAATTTCTAGACTCAGAAAACAATACGGCTTTAATGAAAAAGATACGGTATTCTTGTTTCCCTCTACTGGGCATAAACGTAAAGGTTTAGATTTTCTAGCCGATTTTTTTGAACAAACAAACTTACCTGTTAAGCTTGCCGTTGCCGGCTCTCCATTACCACGTCCTATGAAAAATGTGATAGAGCTGGGCTTTTGTAAAAACATGCCCGAACTCTACCAAGCTGCCGATTACACCATTATGGCGTCACAATACGAACCATTCGGATTAATTGGCGTAGAATCGGTATTAAGCGGTACACGTGTCGTATTGGCAGACAATATGGGATGTTGTGAAGTATTGAATAACCAAGCTGGCTTTTTCTTTTCTCGTAATAACCCTCAAACTTTAGCTGAATATATTACCCAAGCTGTTATATTAAAACAAAACGGCAAACATAAGATTAATAACCCTTTACAGGCATTAAACTATAACCCCACCCTCTCATACCATATAAATCAACTCTGCAAGATGCTGGAACCTGCTTAG